From the genome of Pieris rapae chromosome 5, ilPieRapa1.1, whole genome shotgun sequence, one region includes:
- the LOC123689183 gene encoding uncharacterized protein LOC123689183 isoform X1, with protein sequence MSTSGVTTTVLSNTTARGSALCTDMRNTIGFAAFFLKRHSLPPGTDGSHNGTENAPVPSSSSACESSTDLVLNQVTDKLVSALSTILTTEIEYLCRVISNGQDMKTCIARLTRKGVHFNGGDFAFVPSCW encoded by the exons ATGTCCACCAGTGGTGTCACCACAACTGTGCTCAGCAACACCACCGCGAGGGGGTCGGCCCTTTGCACCGACATGCGCAACACCATCGGATTTGCTGCTTTCTTCCTTAAGCGACACTCGTTACCACCTGGTACTGACGGTTCGCACAATGGTACTGAAAACGCTCCGGTGCCAAGTTCAAGCAGCGCATGCGAGTCAAGCACTGATCTGGTACTTAATCAGGTGACCGACAAACTAGTAAGTGCGTTGAGCACAATTCTG aCTACGGAGATCGAGTATCTATGCCGAGTCATTAGCAATGGTCAAGATATGAAGACGTGCATTGCGAGGTTGACTCGCAAGGGTGTGCATTTCAATGGCGGCGATTTTGCATTTGTGCCAAGCTGTTGGTAA
- the LOC123689183 gene encoding uncharacterized protein LOC123689183 isoform X2, translating to MSTSGVTTTVLSNTTARGSALCTDMRNTIGFAAFFLKRHSLPPGTDGSHNGTENAPVPSSSSACESSTDLVLNQVTDKLTTEIEYLCRVISNGQDMKTCIARLTRKGVHFNGGDFAFVPSCW from the exons ATGTCCACCAGTGGTGTCACCACAACTGTGCTCAGCAACACCACCGCGAGGGGGTCGGCCCTTTGCACCGACATGCGCAACACCATCGGATTTGCTGCTTTCTTCCTTAAGCGACACTCGTTACCACCTGGTACTGACGGTTCGCACAATGGTACTGAAAACGCTCCGGTGCCAAGTTCAAGCAGCGCATGCGAGTCAAGCACTGATCTGGTACTTAATCAGGTGACCGACAAACTA aCTACGGAGATCGAGTATCTATGCCGAGTCATTAGCAATGGTCAAGATATGAAGACGTGCATTGCGAGGTTGACTCGCAAGGGTGTGCATTTCAATGGCGGCGATTTTGCATTTGTGCCAAGCTGTTGGTAA